Proteins from a genomic interval of Gordonia sp. SL306:
- a CDS encoding MCE family protein has protein sequence MLSKVARIQLIVFVIVGLVALVYVGAKYARLDRLAGIGQYTVTASMKDSGGIFTNAEVTYQGVPVGRVGKLTLTKSGVDVALELNSGGPEIPASATAVVANRSAIGEQFVDLQPTSSEGPFLSDGSVITKSSVPPPLEDVVSSAIDFTSSIPVDDLHTVITELGKAFNGQGENLTRLVDSLSKLSRSGYDSLDETISLIQNSNVVLATQADQSDAILSWSHDLDLITATLASSDPDLRRLLTTGTASATQISELLRRSGGDISTVVKQLASTLRTIEPTSYATSTTFAMLSALSAGSHSPAPGDGQIHFGVVLETNNPAACTRGYESTDAMIREMKRKDPSFDIHYDDFPFNTNAKCSVPVGNPTGVRSADRAAFANPAYKQPWDNTPKKDPDRLNLNPLAQQLAALMGVHPK, from the coding sequence ATGTTGTCGAAGGTCGCGAGGATTCAGCTGATCGTGTTCGTCATCGTCGGACTGGTGGCGCTCGTCTACGTCGGCGCCAAATACGCCCGACTGGACCGCCTCGCCGGCATCGGCCAGTACACGGTGACGGCGTCGATGAAGGATTCGGGTGGCATTTTCACCAATGCCGAGGTGACGTATCAGGGTGTGCCGGTGGGTCGCGTCGGGAAGTTGACGTTGACCAAGTCGGGTGTGGATGTGGCGTTGGAGCTGAACTCGGGGGGTCCGGAGATTCCGGCGTCGGCGACGGCGGTGGTGGCGAATCGGTCGGCGATCGGTGAGCAGTTCGTGGATTTGCAGCCGACGTCGTCGGAGGGGCCGTTTTTGTCGGATGGGTCGGTGATCACGAAGTCGTCGGTGCCGCCGCCGTTGGAGGATGTGGTGTCGTCGGCGATTGATTTCACGTCGTCGATTCCGGTGGATGATCTGCATACGGTGATCACGGAGTTGGGTAAGGCGTTCAACGGTCAGGGTGAGAATCTGACGCGGTTGGTGGATTCGTTGTCGAAGTTGTCGCGGTCGGGTTATGACTCGTTGGATGAGACGATTTCGTTGATTCAGAACTCGAATGTGGTGCTGGCAACACAAGCCGACCAGTCGGATGCGATTTTGTCGTGGTCGCATGATTTGGATTTGATCACGGCGACGTTGGCGTCGTCGGATCCGGATCTGCGTCGGTTGTTGACGACGGGTACGGCGTCGGCGACGCAGATCTCGGAGTTGTTGCGGCGCAGCGGTGGTGACATCTCGACAGTCGTCAAGCAGCTGGCGAGCACGCTGCGGACCATCGAACCGACCAGTTACGCGACGTCGACCACCTTCGCGATGCTGTCGGCGCTCTCGGCCGGCAGCCATTCGCCCGCGCCGGGTGACGGTCAGATCCACTTCGGTGTCGTCCTGGAGACGAACAACCCTGCTGCGTGTACACGGGGCTACGAGAGTACCGACGCGATGATCCGGGAGATGAAGCGTAAGGATCCGTCGTTCGACATCCATTACGACGATTTCCCGTTCAACACAAACGCGAAGTGTTCGGTGCCGGTCGGCAACCCGACCGGGGTGCGCAGTGCCGATCGTGCGGCATTCGCGAATCCCGCCTACAAGCAACCGTGGGACAACACCCCGAAGAAGGATCCCGACCGGTTGAACCTCAACCCGCTGGCACAGCAGCTGGCGGCGTTGATGGGAGTCCACCCGAAGTGA
- a CDS encoding MCE family protein has protein sequence MSRKSIRAVLGAAMVAAVLAVSGCGNGIQSIPLPGGVDTGDNARTYQIQFADILDLVPQSMVKKDGIPVGRVESVEVPDNEWYAQVKIKVKNDIDLSDKSIAAVQQTSLLGEKFVALSEPNGSESLPRQNPAQPIPLDRTRTATDIEQVLGALSMLLNGGGINQLQPIVTELNKALAGSTSQPCDVAPKGQSCPVFRSLLEQSQTLITGLNRQRDDIVNAIDGLARLSTRASNQKTQIDRILKELPAGIAVLEEQRPELVDLLTKLDDLGKVGTDVLGKSRTALITDLKALRPVLTQLSKAAPELITAAPLMLTVPFPDWLLPGVKGDATNLFMTLDLRTLNQLEALGVGQGTPKYSPPERVKVPVNPNNPYVGGNGPRYGWPTITLLPPSANSRPGPNTPPSGGTYPMNPASGSAKAPASAKTKKKRDDDQQYTLMPPAQPGQRFIDGPLSMIGAQ, from the coding sequence CTGTCGCGTAAGTCGATTCGCGCCGTACTCGGGGCGGCGATGGTGGCTGCCGTGCTCGCGGTGTCCGGGTGCGGCAACGGGATCCAGTCGATCCCGTTGCCCGGCGGCGTGGACACCGGCGACAACGCACGCACCTACCAGATCCAGTTCGCCGACATCCTGGACCTCGTCCCGCAGTCGATGGTCAAGAAGGACGGCATCCCGGTCGGACGCGTCGAGTCGGTCGAGGTGCCCGACAACGAGTGGTACGCCCAGGTCAAGATCAAGGTGAAGAACGACATCGACCTGTCGGACAAGTCGATCGCGGCGGTGCAGCAGACGTCGCTGCTCGGCGAGAAGTTCGTCGCGCTCAGCGAGCCGAACGGCAGCGAGTCGTTGCCGCGACAGAACCCCGCGCAGCCGATCCCGCTGGATCGCACCCGCACGGCCACCGACATCGAGCAGGTCCTCGGCGCGTTGTCGATGTTGCTCAACGGTGGCGGGATCAACCAGCTCCAACCGATCGTGACGGAACTGAACAAGGCGTTGGCCGGATCGACCAGCCAGCCGTGTGACGTCGCACCCAAGGGACAGAGCTGCCCGGTGTTCCGGAGCCTGCTGGAACAGAGCCAGACGTTGATCACCGGTCTCAACCGCCAGCGCGACGACATCGTCAACGCCATCGACGGACTCGCGCGCCTGTCGACGCGGGCTTCGAATCAGAAGACGCAGATCGACCGGATCCTCAAGGAGTTGCCTGCCGGTATCGCAGTGCTGGAGGAACAGCGTCCTGAACTGGTGGACCTGCTCACCAAGCTCGACGATCTCGGCAAGGTCGGGACCGACGTCCTCGGCAAGTCGCGGACTGCGTTGATCACCGACCTCAAGGCGTTGCGCCCGGTGCTGACGCAGCTCTCCAAGGCCGCCCCGGAACTCATCACGGCTGCGCCGCTGATGCTGACCGTCCCGTTCCCGGACTGGCTGTTGCCGGGTGTGAAGGGCGACGCGACCAACCTGTTCATGACACTGGACCTGCGGACGCTGAATCAGCTCGAGGCTCTGGGCGTCGGTCAGGGGACACCGAAGTACTCGCCGCCGGAGCGCGTCAAGGTGCCGGTCAACCCGAACAACCCGTATGTCGGGGGCAACGGCCCGCGCTACGGCTGGCCGACCATCACCCTGCTGCCGCCGTCGGCGAACTCACGGCCCGGGCCGAACACCCCGCCGTCGGGTGGCACATATCCGATGAATCCCGCGTCCGGCTCCGCCAAGGCGCCGGCATCGGCGAAGACGAAGAAGAAGCGTGACGACGATCAGCAGTACACGTTGATGCCGCCGGCGCAGCCGGGACAGCGGTTCATCGACGGTCCGCTCAGCATGATCGGAGCCCAGTGA
- a CDS encoding MCE family protein, translating to MTTAPDLSRTSGPGRWFTPRHIVMLVIGLILALIAAGVLWWAFSLMGTTKITATFARSVGIYSGSDVRVLGVPVGKVDSVTPEGKTVKVTMTVDRGIDLPADVRAVQIIPSVVADRYVQLTPAYTGGEKAPHDITLSQDQTMVPVEVDQIYSSVQKLSEALGPEGANKNGAVSDVIATGADNLKGNGAKLGDAIEQLSKASTTLSNSRGNIVDTVKNLNVFVGALRENDSQVRQFNTQMASFNKFLAGERTQLSASLNKLSVALGDVATFVEDNRDKLGQTVKDLQPTTKALLDTKDHLKEILTVLPVTINNLINAYDAESGTLAMRLTIPDLQDLIGAQCRLLDLGKLLPGNPSAKQFSTTLSPLISQCENLGQQITKGVLDPLLPVLPFGIMSNNKLQRYPSPGTNPGNPDPNLETGPGSTPKSPSNAPTTTRPSARSGTGGN from the coding sequence ATGACCACAGCTCCCGACCTCAGCCGCACCTCCGGCCCCGGCCGGTGGTTCACCCCGCGTCACATCGTGATGCTGGTGATCGGTCTGATCCTCGCGTTGATCGCCGCCGGAGTCCTGTGGTGGGCGTTCTCGCTCATGGGCACCACCAAGATCACCGCCACCTTCGCGCGCAGCGTCGGCATCTACTCGGGTTCTGACGTCCGCGTGCTGGGCGTGCCGGTCGGCAAGGTCGACTCGGTGACCCCAGAGGGCAAGACCGTCAAGGTGACCATGACGGTGGACCGCGGGATCGACCTGCCCGCCGACGTCCGCGCCGTCCAGATCATCCCGTCGGTCGTCGCGGACCGGTATGTGCAGCTGACCCCGGCCTATACGGGCGGCGAGAAGGCGCCCCACGACATCACCCTCTCCCAGGATCAGACGATGGTCCCGGTGGAGGTCGACCAGATCTACTCGAGCGTGCAGAAGCTGTCCGAGGCCCTCGGGCCCGAGGGTGCGAACAAGAACGGCGCGGTCAGCGACGTGATCGCCACCGGCGCGGACAATCTGAAGGGCAACGGCGCCAAGCTGGGCGACGCCATCGAGCAGCTCTCGAAGGCGTCGACCACGCTGAGCAACTCCCGCGGCAACATCGTCGATACGGTCAAGAACCTGAACGTGTTCGTGGGTGCGCTGCGCGAGAACGACTCCCAGGTCCGCCAGTTCAACACGCAGATGGCGTCGTTCAACAAGTTCCTGGCGGGGGAGCGGACCCAGCTGTCCGCGTCACTGAACAAGCTGTCCGTCGCGCTGGGTGATGTCGCGACCTTCGTCGAGGACAACCGGGACAAACTCGGGCAGACCGTCAAGGATCTGCAACCGACCACCAAGGCGCTGCTCGACACCAAGGATCACCTGAAAGAGATCCTCACGGTCCTGCCGGTGACCATCAACAACCTGATCAACGCCTACGACGCGGAGTCGGGAACCCTGGCGATGCGCCTGACCATCCCGGACCTGCAGGATCTCATCGGCGCGCAGTGCCGCTTGCTGGACCTCGGCAAGCTGCTGCCCGGCAACCCGTCGGCGAAGCAGTTCAGCACCACGCTGAGCCCGCTGATCAGCCAGTGCGAGAATCTCGGCCAGCAGATCACCAAGGGCGTACTCGATCCGCTGCTGCCCGTGCTGCCCTTCGGCATCATGAGCAACAACAAGCTGCAGCGGTATCCATCGCCCGGCACAAATCCGGGCAACCCGGATCCGAATCTGGAGACCGGCCCCGGGTCGACGCCGAAGAGTCCGTCGAACGCGCCGACCACGACGCGACCGTCCGCACGTTCCGGGACAGGTGGGAATTGA
- a CDS encoding MCE family protein: MRHAAAQADAADGKAGADDGGAPPPQSSHRRFGGRRSPVSIGAIGILVLLMMAISAFYLNQLPLVGAGARYTAKFTEAAGLKSGAEVRVAGVKVGEVDGVTLDGDRVNVKFRVTNTWIGNQTQASIQIKTILGQKYLALNPRGSEPADPDVPLTDTVSPYDVIEAFSDAADQIDDLNTDQLAHSMETLSEAFSGTAGDIGPSLDGLSRLSQTIASRDQEVQHLLEATKDTSKILADRNQEFVRLIAGAGQLLDELNNRQKAISTLLSTTTTLSDSLSGIVRDNQAQIGPALDSLQDVNKLLISQNDNLRKTITYMAPFYRLYANVLGNGRWFESVVTNLLPPGLPQQNTTRPPNKQKLQNNGGTEAG, translated from the coding sequence GTGCGTCACGCGGCGGCGCAGGCCGACGCGGCGGACGGCAAAGCCGGCGCGGACGATGGCGGCGCACCGCCGCCGCAGAGCTCGCATCGACGATTCGGTGGGCGCCGCAGCCCGGTGAGCATCGGTGCCATCGGCATCCTGGTGCTGCTGATGATGGCGATCTCGGCGTTCTACCTCAATCAGCTGCCGCTGGTCGGTGCAGGCGCGCGCTACACGGCGAAGTTCACCGAGGCGGCCGGACTCAAGTCGGGTGCCGAGGTCCGCGTGGCGGGCGTCAAAGTCGGCGAGGTCGACGGTGTGACGCTCGACGGCGACCGCGTGAACGTGAAGTTCCGGGTGACCAACACGTGGATCGGGAACCAGACGCAGGCGTCGATCCAGATCAAGACGATCCTCGGGCAGAAGTACCTGGCCCTGAACCCGCGCGGCAGCGAGCCCGCCGATCCCGACGTCCCGCTGACCGACACAGTCTCGCCCTACGACGTCATCGAGGCGTTCTCCGACGCGGCCGATCAGATCGATGACCTGAACACCGACCAGCTCGCCCACTCGATGGAGACGTTGTCGGAGGCCTTCTCCGGTACCGCGGGCGACATCGGGCCGTCGTTGGACGGTTTGTCGCGGTTGTCTCAGACCATCGCCAGCCGCGACCAGGAGGTCCAGCATCTCCTCGAGGCGACGAAGGACACGTCGAAGATCCTGGCCGACCGGAACCAGGAGTTCGTCCGGCTCATCGCCGGCGCCGGTCAGCTGCTCGACGAGCTGAACAACCGGCAGAAGGCCATCTCGACGCTGCTGTCCACCACCACGACCCTGTCGGATTCGCTGTCGGGGATCGTGCGCGACAACCAGGCGCAGATCGGTCCGGCACTCGACTCGCTCCAGGACGTCAACAAGCTGTTGATCTCCCAGAACGACAATCTGCGGAAGACCATCACCTACATGGCGCCCTTCTATCGGCTCTACGCCAACGTCCTGGGCAACGGACGCTGGTTCGAGTCCGTGGTGACCAACTTGCTGCCGCCTGGTCTGCCGCAGCAGAACACCACCCGTCCGCCCAACAAGCAGAAGCTCCAGAACAACGGTGGAACGGAGGCCGGCTGA
- a CDS encoding MCE family protein, whose protein sequence is MKSITGPLIKLIVFAVVTVVATSLLALTIANAGGDGDSDFKAVFSDAALLNKGDDVRIAGVRVGQVTDVEVHDRNQALVSFNVNRDQLPEGTQIYIRYRNLTGLRYLALEKGAGDPDQTVDTGHTFGTDPTHQDTHPAVNLTELFNGFKPLFRELSAGDVNKLSEQIIKVFQGESGTISQLISSTADLTNAIADKDKVIGQLITNLSTVLDTVNRNDEQFTALLDNTEKLVTGLAAQRGSVGSAISSVSNLTAVTASILQPTRPAIQGDIAGLKSLSDQINARDEDVKQILTNLPVKLQKIGRAATFGSWFQFYLCGIDVVAGNGKSTMLTQPVVPLPDINHVLYTSAATRCWKDERPGG, encoded by the coding sequence ATGAAATCCATCACCGGACCACTGATCAAACTCATCGTCTTCGCGGTGGTGACCGTGGTCGCCACCAGTCTGCTGGCGTTGACGATCGCCAACGCAGGCGGCGACGGAGACAGCGACTTCAAGGCCGTGTTCTCCGACGCCGCCCTGCTCAACAAGGGCGACGACGTCCGCATCGCGGGCGTCCGCGTCGGGCAGGTGACCGACGTCGAGGTGCATGACCGCAACCAGGCGCTGGTCTCGTTCAACGTCAACCGCGATCAGCTGCCCGAGGGCACGCAGATCTACATCCGCTACCGGAACCTGACCGGCCTGCGGTATCTGGCGCTGGAGAAGGGCGCGGGCGATCCCGACCAGACCGTCGACACCGGGCACACGTTCGGTACCGATCCGACGCACCAGGACACCCATCCCGCGGTGAACCTCACCGAACTCTTCAACGGTTTCAAGCCGCTGTTCCGGGAGCTGTCCGCCGGGGACGTGAACAAGCTGTCGGAGCAGATCATCAAGGTCTTCCAGGGGGAGAGCGGCACGATCTCGCAGCTGATCAGCAGCACCGCCGACCTGACCAACGCGATCGCCGACAAGGACAAGGTGATCGGGCAGCTGATCACCAACCTGAGCACGGTGCTGGACACGGTCAATCGCAACGACGAGCAGTTCACGGCATTGCTGGACAACACCGAGAAGCTCGTCACCGGCCTTGCCGCCCAACGCGGTTCCGTGGGGTCGGCGATCAGCTCGGTGTCGAACCTGACCGCGGTGACCGCGTCGATCCTGCAGCCGACCCGACCCGCCATCCAAGGTGACATCGCCGGGTTGAAGTCGCTGTCGGACCAGATCAACGCCCGCGACGAGGATGTGAAACAGATTCTGACCAACCTGCCGGTCAAGTTGCAGAAGATCGGCCGGGCCGCGACCTTCGGCTCCTGGTTCCAGTTCTATCTCTGCGGTATCGATGTCGTCGCCGGCAACGGCAAGTCGACGATGCTGACGCAGCCGGTGGTCCCGCTGCCCGACATCAACCATGTGCTGTACACCAGTGCGGCCACCCGTTGCTGGAAAGACGAAAGGCCGGGGGGCTGA
- a CDS encoding MCE family protein yields the protein MSTLRRRLLGLVFFVVVALFFVVTITKFNDGFTTFANVTLKTDSTGNALPTNADVKARGVVVGEVRDVEPAADGSVAVTLGLTPDMASQLPQNTTARILPKTLFGERYVALQVPTDDPSAATLANGDTIYTDQSGNAREVQDLFDKLLPVLKAIPPQDLNVTLTSLSQALAGRGQQLGVTFDELNKIFTRVNDNMPELQGTLRGLASFSKTYSDALPDVIDALDNFRTTNKTIVERQGDLRTLISTVGVAATDTTKFLQQNRADLIDLAVDSEPFLVGLAKQSPTFVCTAHNFATLIPESRKIVGQGTANPGVRVNLQFVNPRGRYLPNQDEPRLLDSDPPAVCYDPPTNGRPFPQYPGGGLADGSYQPPSRNPGPRTMPTLPQPQFSATPAGTIRSNPFDDPDYVKQLKVIYGGANGTDPEKVPTWVTTIGGVSLQGAQVTIR from the coding sequence ATGTCGACGCTACGTCGCCGGCTGCTCGGGCTGGTGTTCTTCGTCGTGGTGGCGCTGTTCTTCGTGGTCACGATCACGAAGTTCAACGACGGGTTCACGACGTTCGCCAACGTGACCCTGAAAACCGACTCCACCGGTAACGCACTGCCGACCAACGCCGACGTCAAGGCGCGCGGCGTGGTGGTCGGCGAGGTCCGCGACGTGGAACCCGCCGCCGACGGCAGTGTCGCGGTCACCCTCGGACTGACGCCCGACATGGCGTCGCAGTTGCCGCAGAACACCACTGCGCGCATCCTCCCGAAGACACTGTTCGGTGAACGCTATGTGGCGCTGCAGGTCCCGACCGACGACCCGTCGGCCGCGACTCTCGCCAACGGCGACACCATCTACACCGACCAGAGCGGCAACGCACGCGAGGTCCAGGACCTCTTCGACAAGCTGCTCCCGGTGCTCAAGGCGATCCCGCCGCAGGACCTGAACGTCACGCTGACATCTCTGTCGCAGGCGCTGGCCGGACGAGGACAACAGCTCGGCGTCACGTTCGACGAGCTCAACAAGATCTTCACGCGCGTCAACGACAACATGCCCGAACTCCAGGGCACGCTGCGTGGGCTCGCGAGCTTCTCCAAGACCTATTCGGACGCGCTGCCGGACGTCATCGACGCCCTCGACAACTTCCGGACCACGAACAAGACCATCGTCGAGCGTCAAGGCGATCTGCGCACCCTCATCTCGACCGTGGGTGTGGCGGCGACGGACACCACCAAGTTCCTGCAGCAGAACCGGGCCGACCTGATCGACCTCGCGGTGGATTCGGAGCCGTTCCTCGTGGGCCTGGCCAAGCAGTCGCCGACGTTCGTCTGCACGGCCCACAACTTCGCGACCCTCATTCCCGAGTCGCGCAAGATCGTCGGCCAGGGCACCGCGAACCCGGGTGTGCGGGTGAACCTCCAGTTCGTCAACCCGCGTGGTCGTTACCTGCCGAACCAGGACGAGCCGCGTCTCCTCGACAGCGATCCGCCTGCGGTCTGCTACGACCCGCCGACGAACGGACGCCCGTTCCCGCAGTACCCGGGTGGGGGTCTCGCCGACGGCTCGTACCAGCCACCGTCGCGCAATCCGGGCCCGCGCACGATGCCGACGTTGCCGCAGCCGCAGTTCTCCGCCACCCCGGCCGGGACCATCCGGTCGAACCCGTTCGACGATCCCGACTACGTGAAGCAACTGAAGGTCATCTATGGCGGCGCCAACGGCACCGACCCTGAGAAGGTTCCGACCTGGGTCACCACGATCGGCGGCGTATCGCTACAGGGAGCGCAGGTCACCATCCGATGA
- a CDS encoding MlaE family ABC transporter permease: MAGGVTISKSRPEYYLYEARKQLRKPLKLLDGAGEQMSFYGRTLAWIPKTLVHYTREVLRLLAEVAFGSGGLAVIGGTIGVMVLMSGFTGVVVGLQGYAALDQIGSQALTGFLSAYVNTREVAPLVAGLALSATVGCGFTAQLGAMRISEEIDALESMAVPSIPFLVSTRVIAGFVAVIPLYVLGLLSAYLASRVITTVFNGQSGGSYDHYFNLFLPPGDVLWSFGKVLVFAFVIILVHCYYGYYATGGPAGVGVAVGHAVRAALVLIAVLDFFLGLAIWGTTTTVRVGG; encoded by the coding sequence ATGGCCGGTGGTGTGACGATCTCCAAGTCGCGGCCCGAGTACTACCTGTACGAAGCCCGAAAGCAGCTGCGTAAGCCGCTCAAGTTGCTCGACGGCGCGGGCGAGCAGATGTCGTTCTATGGGCGCACTCTCGCGTGGATCCCCAAGACGCTTGTCCACTACACCCGTGAGGTGCTGCGGCTGCTGGCCGAGGTCGCCTTCGGGTCGGGCGGGCTCGCGGTCATCGGCGGCACGATCGGCGTGATGGTGCTGATGTCGGGCTTCACCGGCGTCGTCGTCGGGCTGCAGGGGTATGCGGCCCTCGATCAGATCGGTTCGCAGGCGCTGACCGGCTTCCTCTCGGCGTATGTGAACACCCGTGAGGTCGCGCCGCTGGTGGCCGGTCTTGCGCTCTCGGCCACGGTCGGATGCGGATTCACCGCGCAGCTCGGTGCCATGCGCATCTCGGAGGAGATCGACGCGCTCGAATCGATGGCGGTGCCGTCGATCCCGTTCCTGGTCTCCACACGCGTGATCGCCGGCTTCGTCGCGGTCATCCCGCTCTACGTGCTAGGTCTGCTCTCGGCGTATCTGGCGTCGCGCGTCATCACCACGGTCTTCAACGGGCAGTCGGGCGGGTCCTACGACCACTACTTCAACCTGTTCCTGCCACCCGGCGACGTGCTGTGGTCGTTCGGCAAGGTGCTGGTCTTCGCCTTCGTGATCATTCTCGTGCACTGCTATTACGGCTACTACGCGACCGGCGGTCCGGCCGGCGTCGGCGTGGCGGTCGGACATGCCGTGCGTGCTGCGCTCGTGCTGATCGCGGTGTTGGACTTCTTCTTGGGGCTCGCGATCTGGGGCACCACGACGACTGTGCGAGTGGGAGGCTGA
- a CDS encoding MlaE family ABC transporter permease, with amino-acid sequence MTSATTRGVDRIAQAGTGALAQTGNIVQLFVDVARQSFVRPFQWREFIQQAWFIASVTILPTALIAIPFGAIVSLQTGSLIKQLGAESYTGAASVLVVIQQGSPLVTSLLIAGAAGSAVAADLGSRTIREEIDAMEVLGINPIQRLVVPRVIAMVLVAMLLNGLVAVVGIGGGYFFNVVVQGGTPGAYLASFGALAQLPDLYVSTLKAAIFGVLAGVVAAYKGLNPKGGPKGVGDAVNQSVVITFLLLFLANLIITAVYLQIVPPKGS; translated from the coding sequence ATGACCAGTGCCACCACGCGTGGCGTTGATCGGATAGCTCAGGCCGGAACGGGCGCGCTCGCCCAGACCGGCAACATCGTGCAGCTTTTCGTCGACGTCGCGCGTCAATCCTTCGTGCGTCCGTTCCAGTGGCGCGAGTTCATCCAGCAGGCCTGGTTCATCGCGAGTGTGACGATCCTGCCGACCGCTCTGATCGCGATCCCGTTCGGCGCGATCGTGTCGCTGCAGACCGGTTCGCTGATCAAGCAGCTCGGTGCCGAGTCGTACACCGGTGCGGCCAGCGTGCTCGTGGTGATCCAGCAGGGATCGCCACTGGTGACGTCGCTGCTGATCGCAGGCGCCGCGGGATCCGCGGTGGCCGCCGACCTCGGGTCCCGCACCATTCGCGAGGAGATCGACGCGATGGAGGTGCTCGGCATCAATCCGATCCAGCGCCTGGTTGTTCCGCGCGTCATCGCGATGGTGCTGGTGGCGATGTTGCTCAACGGATTGGTCGCGGTCGTCGGTATCGGTGGTGGCTACTTCTTCAACGTCGTCGTGCAGGGCGGCACCCCGGGCGCCTATCTCGCCTCGTTCGGTGCGCTGGCGCAACTCCCGGACCTCTATGTGTCCACGCTCAAGGCCGCCATCTTCGGTGTGCTCGCAGGTGTCGTCGCCGCCTACAAGGGACTCAACCCGAAGGGCGGGCCGAAGGGCGTCGGTGACGCGGTCAACCAGAGCGTGGTCATCACCTTCCTGCTGTTGTTCCTCGCCAACCTGATCATCACTGCGGTCTACCTGCAGATCGTTCCGCCGAAGGGAAGCTAG
- a CDS encoding ABC transporter ATP-binding protein, with the protein MGVEVSVEGLTKSFGSQNIWRDVSLTLPSGEVSALLGPSGTGKSVFLKTLIGLLHPEQGSVVIDGTDITQCSAKELYEIRKLFGVLFQDGALFGSMSLFDNVAFPLREHTKKKEDEVRDIVMEKIDLVGLTGAEDKLPGEISGGMRKRAGLARALVLDPQIILCDEPDSGLDPVRTAYISQLLIDINAQIDATILIVTHNINIARTIPDNIGMLFRKELVMFGPREQLLTSEQPVVKQFLSGDRFGPIGMSEEKDEGVQKAEEAMQAAGIGGGGTKDDFSEIIPQVQPNPGMPERKAVARHRQRVHEMLHTMPPNAQEAIRRSMDEEDRMRAESDAHAADQSTENVPVGAAHAAGEWTPAHAAGGDYAGSDAPTQSWATPPVGEGANDNTVTQPIETGQFRQPNDGRSS; encoded by the coding sequence GTGGGTGTAGAGGTCAGTGTTGAGGGGCTCACCAAGTCATTCGGATCGCAGAACATCTGGCGTGATGTGTCGTTGACGTTGCCGTCGGGTGAGGTGTCTGCCCTGTTGGGTCCGTCGGGTACCGGTAAGTCGGTGTTCCTGAAGACGTTGATCGGCTTGTTGCATCCCGAGCAGGGGTCGGTGGTCATCGATGGCACCGACATCACCCAGTGTTCGGCCAAGGAACTCTATGAGATCCGCAAGTTGTTCGGGGTGTTGTTCCAGGATGGTGCCCTATTCGGCTCCATGTCGCTGTTCGACAACGTGGCGTTCCCGCTTCGTGAGCACACGAAGAAGAAGGAAGACGAAGTCCGCGACATCGTGATGGAGAAGATCGACCTGGTCGGTCTGACCGGTGCCGAGGACAAACTGCCCGGCGAGATCTCCGGTGGTATGCGTAAGCGTGCCGGTCTGGCGCGTGCGCTGGTGCTCGATCCGCAGATCATCCTCTGTGATGAGCCGGACTCGGGTCTGGATCCGGTGCGTACCGCCTACATCAGCCAGTTGCTGATCGACATCAACGCCCAGATCGACGCGACGATTTTGATCGTGACGCACAACATCAACATCGCCCGGACGATTCCCGACAACATCGGCATGTTGTTCCGCAAGGAGTTGGTGATGTTCGGTCCGCGTGAGCAGTTGCTGACCTCCGAGCAGCCGGTGGTCAAGCAGTTCCTCTCCGGTGACCGGTTCGGTCCGATCGGGATGTCGGAAGAGAAGGACGAGGGCGTGCAGAAGGCCGAGGAGGCCATGCAGGCTGCCGGTATCGGCGGTGGCGGCACCAAGGACGACTTCTCCGAGATCATTCCGCAGGTGCAGCCCAATCCGGGGATGCCCGAACGCAAGGCCGTCGCGCGGCACCGTCAGCGTGTGCACGAGATGTTGCACACGATGCCGCCGAACGCGCAGGAAGCCATTCGTCGCAGCATGGACGAGGAAGACCGCATGCGCGCCGAATCCGATGCGCATGCCGCCGATCAGAGCACCGAGAACGTGCCGGTCGGGGCGGCGCACGCGGCGGGCGAGTGGACGCCGGCCCATGCCGCAGGCGGCGACTACGCCGGCAGCGACGCCCCAACCCAGAGCTGGGCGACACCCCCGGTTGGCGAGGGCGCCAACGACAACACCGTCACCCAGCCCATCGAAACCGGCCAGTTCCGGCAGCCCAACGACGGTCGGAGTTCGTAA
- the rplL gene encoding 50S ribosomal protein L7/L12, which yields MAKLTADELIDQFKELTLLELSDFVKKFEEVFEVTAAAPVAVAAAGAPAAGGAEAAAEQDEFDVVLEGAGDKKIQVIKVVREIVSGLGLKEAKDLVEGAPKPILEKVDKEAADAAKAKLEEAGASVSVK from the coding sequence ATGGCGAAGCTCACCGCTGACGAGCTCATCGATCAGTTCAAGGAACTGACCCTGCTGGAGCTCAGCGATTTCGTGAAGAAGTTCGAAGAGGTCTTCGAGGTCACCGCGGCCGCTCCGGTCGCCGTTGCCGCTGCCGGTGCTCCGGCTGCCGGTGGCGCCGAGGCCGCTGCCGAGCAGGACGAGTTCGACGTCGTGCTCGAGGGCGCGGGCGACAAGAAGATCCAGGTTATCAAGGTGGTCCGTGAGATCGTCTCGGGCCTGGGCCTGAAGGAAGCCAAGGACCTCGTCGAGGGTGCTCCGAAGCCGATCCTGGAGAAGGTCGACAAGGAAGCCGCCGACGCTGCCAAGGCCAAGCTCGAAGAGGCCGGCGCTTCGGTGTCCGTCAAGTAA